The window TTTCTTCGTTAACCGCCGCCCAAAATGATTACCGGGAGCACCGACGCGCATGCTTGCGCCGACTACGTGTAACTCATCCCTGCACATAGCCGAGACTTTCTCTTATCACCCACTGAGATCTTGAAAAATGGAAAGGCTTGTCTCGTTGACACGTCCAAAGCGTAACACGCCACCATGGGCCGTACCGTTCGATGCGCCACCCTGCCGTCCCGATCATTGATCGCCAGTGGAACTGTACATGTGTCCGCGCGCCACGCATGGCATACGTAGTGCACGCATGCTTGACGCTCCCGCATCGCACACCGTGTCTCGCGCTTCACCTACTACGTGCTGCACCGGGCCTATATATACACCTTCGACCGCTCTCCATTTCCCGCAACACACTCGGACGAACACTCCCATATCCTATAGGAGCTCACTCTGTCAAGCTTCCTCTTTGCTTCCGAAGAACCCAAGCAGGTATGGCTGCCAAGGCGACCCTCGTCTGCTTCATGGTTGTGGCTCTCGCGACGGCGCTCCTGGCGGCGCCGAGCATGGTGGAGGCGGCGACGTGCAGCCCGACGCAGCTGACCCCGTGCGCGCCGGCGATCATCGGGAACGCGGCGCCGAGCGCCGCGTGCTGCGGGAAGCTGAAGGCGCACCCGGCGAGCTGCCTGTGCAAGTACAAGAAGGACCCCAACCTGCAGCGCTACGTCAACTCCCCCAACGGCAAGAAGGTCTTCGCCGCGTGCAAGCTGCGCCTGCCAAGGTGCTGAGCGGTCGACCCGTGAGCTCCGTCCATCCATGATCCATCTCCCTCGCGTTTTGCACGTACGCTACGTGTGGTGTGGGTGTGTGGCATGGCATGGCTTTGTGATGTCACTTGAGGACGTGATGAGGTAATAATAAATCGTACGAGAGTGCTACTGTATATTACATATAAAGAGAGAGAATTATACGGTGAGTGGAAATAAATCACGCTGATCGATCGATCGGTCGTGTACTATGTGTGGTATGGAGGGAGTTGCCTGGACTTATGTTATGCCAATGTGACGATCATGTACTCTGTGTGGCACCATATGATTGTTCCAGCAATAAATATCTTGTTCTGATGTCTTCAAACTTTAGCCGAGCGGGCGTGGCTACTGGTCAATCGACTGAAATAaattttgggtcagtcgattgaCCCCAAACTCTGTTTCAGTCAAGCATGATTAATTAGGCAGCCACACAAGCCTACGCAGCATCCGCACAGGTGCAAGCTGGACCATGGGCTGCTCCAGTCCAATACTATCAAGTCAGACTACTTTTTTTACGTTAGTTACTAGCTGCTCTAGTATAGTAATTGGGCAAGTCTTTGCAGATGACCTATGAATAGCATTCTCACACATAATTGCATGCGATGGTTAGTGGCTATATGTGTAATCTCACACATGTATATTCATTTTTATACATGTGCAATCTCACCGATGAATAGCATTCTCACACATATTTATTTTTATGCATACATATATTTGGAAAATATATTATTACTATGCAAAACTTAGCATATTATAGTGAGATTTCCGCAAAAAAAACATTAAAAAGTAATGGATTAGTGTCATCCGTATTACCCTTACAAAAGAAAAGACATGAAAACTAAAACAAAATGAAAAACTGAATAAAAAACAAAGTTTTCTATGGAAGAATGAATTCGTGGCACTGGTATTACCCTTTCAGAAAAAAttaaaacaaaatcaaaataatgaatttttctaagaaagaatgaaaccctttaagaagaaagaaaatgaaaaaggATAACTTTCAAAACTTACACACAATTTGCACTGAAATTGCACTTTTTGAAATATGCAaagaataagcatataatagtGCATTTTTCGCATTCTACTATAGTTTACACATAGTGTAACTGAAATAATGTATTTCCTTTAAGAAGTCAGAAAATAAAAAACTTGCGCACAACTTTGCAACGAAATTGCACTTTATCATAATATGCAAAAATAGTCATATAATCATGAAATTTTGGAAAATATTATATATTATTTGTTTGTATATAATTACACTTAGCCAAAAAAACACAAAAAAGCAAtaaaggaaagaaaaaagaaaaacacatagaaacataaaagagaaataaaaatgaatcaaaaataccCACAAAAGAAAGAATTAAATTTCCTTAGGAAGAATGAATTACTGGCATTGGTATTACCATTTGAGAACAAAAAAAATGGGAAAAAGAATCTAGAACAAACATTGACAAAATTTGTACGAAATTTACATAAAAATTGCGCTTTTTAAAAATATGCAAGACTAAGCATATAAAAGtggaactttttttcgcgaatacGCAAAGCTTGCGTATCATTTCATTGATAGAAGAAAGAGAATTGAGTACAGAGGAGGGTTACAAAACATGACATGAACGCGAGAAGGCATGAGCATGGAACCCATAGCAGAGAGACAAGGGATGCTCAACCCGAACAGGAAAAAGACACAACTAAACCCACCAAGCCTAGAACTAGGGAGGCAAGCCAAACTAGCAAGACGTCAAACATCTTCAAATCCAACCCCGGGACGCCATGAGTTAGCAAGAtagcgccttcaagaaggggaaCGACATCGTTATGCCGCCGCTATCCGATCCGGAGAAccggatctagggtttcccccgataCTCGAAGAGGGGCACAGATAAAGGCCATGGCAGCGCCttcagaaagggaaacgacacccACAAGTGCCGCCGCTGCCAGCATCGGCAAGCCGAGCAAGGATTTCGCCTGGCCTTAGTTTGAGCAATCCCATTGTCGCCAGATGAGGATCCGAAGATGAAGAAGTCAGCACGCCAGACGACCGCCGCCACCATATAAGGGGCAAGGTGAGGCTGCACCTGCTACCGTCGAAAAACGCGAGCTTTGGAGCCGGCATGGCGTGTGGGGTGGACGGGGTCGGGAAGGCAGCGGGCAGAGAGCTGATGCGGAGGGATGGTGGTGGCCGACGCCGCTAGCAAGCCAGGAACCGGAAGGAGACGCAGATCCTTACTTCGAGAGACGTGGCCGCCAGAACACCGACAAGCCAAAGTAGCTGGAAGGGACGCAGCTACCGGAGCGTCGAGGCCGAAAATCCTCACCAGCATAGCACCGACAGATCATGAACACTGGAGAACGCAGGTTCATGGCCGCCGGGACTGGAGTGATGTCGACGGGGATCCACCGCAAAGCTTTGACGGACTGCCAAGAGAGACCACCATGACCAAACATGCGCAGAGGCCGCCATCGCCGCTCGGAGGAGGCGCCGTCGGAGACGAAGGGTGGTCAGCGTCGGAGCAAGACCAAACCCCGGCCAGGCCAGCCATGGGCGTGGCCGCGCCACCGCATCAGACGGGCAGACGAACCGCAGCAGTTGGAGGAGGTGCGCGACCACGGAGCGCCAGATCAGATCTGaggggtggtggtggcggcgctcCGGCATGAGGGGAGGGGGTGCGGAGGCGGGGGCGGGGTGAGACCTCACCGGCACCAGCTCCGGGCGCGGCGCCGCCTCGCCGGCCGGCCTACCGGTAGCGGCGCAGGAGAGGGCGTTGGTGGAGGTGCCCCCGGCCAGATCGAGGGTTGGCGGGGATCTGGCGCGGGGGCAGGAGGACGAGGCCGCCCCGCCGTCACCATCCTCGGGCGCGGCGCGGCTTCGCCGGCCGGCCCTCCGTCAACGGCGTAGCGGGGCTCGGTGGTGGAGGTGGCCTTCGAGCGGCGGCGAGGTCTTTCCCCCGTGTCGCAGACGCGGTGGATGCTTCTTTTTTTTTGACCATAACTTTTGCAAAAACAAAATCCAAGAATAAATGaatagtggcattggtattaacCTTAAAGTAGAATGGAAAT is drawn from Aegilops tauschii subsp. strangulata cultivar AL8/78 chromosome 1, Aet v6.0, whole genome shotgun sequence and contains these coding sequences:
- the LOC109748918 gene encoding non-specific lipid-transfer protein 2 — protein: MAAKATLVCFMVVALATALLAAPSMVEAATCSPTQLTPCAPAIIGNAAPSAACCGKLKAHPASCLCKYKKDPNLQRYVNSPNGKKVFAACKLRLPRC